Proteins encoded by one window of Mailhella massiliensis:
- the cas1f gene encoding type I-F CRISPR-associated endonuclease Cas1f, translating into MALRNKTEPRPLMLSKRANVFYLEHARVIQQDERVVYLTDDGGEFEQIFNIPERNTAFLLLGKGTSITDAAMRRLAASQVLVGFCGSGGSPLSGAVDPVFLVPQSEYRPTHYMQEWSRLWFQEEKRLELARYFLKERVRLTAEAWRDNISLSQLGISVSEALRQQVDAELSRAEGTQELLLVEARWARRLYADLAGGHGFPFKREEGKRASSSLADICNGFLDHGNYIAYGYASVVLCGLGISFAMPVLHGKTRRGALVFDLADIIKDALVMPLAFECAQKGASPQEFRLSLIDLCQEKEVLDFLFDFMEKACKKVQ; encoded by the coding sequence ATGGCTTTGAGAAATAAAACGGAACCCCGCCCGCTTATGCTTTCCAAAAGGGCCAATGTCTTTTATTTGGAGCACGCGCGGGTAATACAGCAGGATGAACGTGTTGTTTATCTTACGGATGACGGCGGCGAGTTCGAACAGATATTCAACATTCCCGAGCGGAATACGGCCTTTCTGCTGCTGGGAAAGGGGACTTCCATTACCGATGCCGCGATGCGCAGGCTGGCGGCATCGCAGGTACTGGTGGGATTTTGCGGGTCTGGAGGTTCCCCTTTGTCGGGGGCGGTTGATCCGGTCTTTCTTGTCCCGCAAAGTGAGTATCGCCCGACTCACTATATGCAGGAGTGGAGCAGGCTCTGGTTTCAGGAAGAGAAAAGACTGGAACTGGCCCGGTATTTCCTGAAGGAGCGAGTGAGGCTGACGGCGGAAGCCTGGCGGGATAATATCTCTTTGTCTCAGCTTGGCATATCTGTTTCAGAGGCGCTTCGGCAGCAGGTGGATGCGGAGTTGAGTCGGGCAGAGGGAACGCAGGAGCTGTTGCTTGTGGAAGCTCGCTGGGCCAGACGCCTGTACGCCGATCTTGCCGGAGGGCACGGTTTTCCCTTTAAAAGAGAGGAAGGAAAAAGAGCATCTTCTTCTCTTGCAGATATCTGCAATGGTTTTCTGGATCATGGCAATTACATAGCCTATGGCTATGCGTCGGTAGTTCTTTGCGGACTGGGGATCAGCTTTGCCATGCCGGTGCTGCACGGCAAGACACGTCGGGGCGCGCTGGTGTTCGATCTGGCCGATATCATCAAGGATGCCCTGGTTATGCCGCTGGCGTTTGAATGCGCTCAGAAGGGGGCTTCTCCGCAGGAGTTCCGTCTGAGTCTTATAGATTTGTGTCAGGAAAAGGAGGTGTTGGACTTTCTTTTTGACTTCATGGAGAAAGCTTGTAAAAAAGTTCAATAA
- a CDS encoding type I-F CRISPR-associated endoribonuclease Cas6/Csy4 — MSAAFMRGRILACLHSVFSQKKGLFAVAVPSPGSVAERAGQLRVFASDREDLELLQRELAAFPWFRDYGRCEIPRRVPEDFTGPWFSHSRFRIPTLASDRHEGAEHGLLRERRMRQARAEGLVFFILRSGSNKSRFSLHVRRMEGEAPTGECVPNGYGFCGAEHRFCLPELPWL, encoded by the coding sequence ATGAGCGCGGCCTTCATGCGGGGCCGTATTCTGGCCTGCCTGCACAGTGTTTTTTCTCAAAAAAAAGGGCTCTTTGCCGTAGCCGTACCCTCGCCGGGCAGCGTGGCGGAGAGGGCGGGGCAGCTGCGGGTGTTTGCGTCCGACCGTGAAGATCTTGAGCTGCTTCAGCGGGAGCTTGCCGCCTTTCCGTGGTTCAGAGATTATGGGCGCTGCGAAATCCCCCGCAGAGTACCGGAAGATTTTACCGGCCCATGGTTCAGTCATTCGCGGTTTCGCATTCCTACGCTTGCCAGTGACAGGCATGAAGGCGCGGAGCATGGCCTTTTGCGCGAGAGGCGCATGAGACAGGCAAGAGCGGAGGGGCTGGTATTCTTCATACTCAGAAGCGGCAGCAATAAGAGCCGTTTTTCTCTGCATGTGCGGCGTATGGAAGGAGAAGCTCCCACTGGGGAGTGCGTCCCCAACGGGTACGGATTCTGCGGAGCAGAACACCGGTTCTGCCTGCCGGAGCTGCCATGGCTTTGA